A portion of the Gemmatimonadaceae bacterium genome contains these proteins:
- a CDS encoding heavy metal-binding domain-containing protein: MPDYVPGSTANLPQGAAQRLRAMRGAGDHPAFFTSDLSVDEFLLVEHAGFEALGLVLGSCIYHVGFQWQKWSVSQELPVLTRAMYSARELAMTRMEEEADILGADGIVGVRLVFKEYAMDEGVLEFQAVGTAIRHRTSAGSMRTKDNRPFTSDLSGQDLWKLVRGGYRPVSLSMGACVYHIAHMSFMQALKQVGRNQEMTIYTEATYAARELALERMQAEAVARGGAGVVGARVEESNWGWGSNAIEFFAVGTAVAPIAGGAQQDELEAVQRVVTYDSTS; encoded by the coding sequence ATGCCCGACTACGTGCCAGGGTCCACCGCCAACCTGCCGCAAGGCGCCGCCCAACGGCTGCGCGCCATGCGCGGCGCCGGCGACCACCCGGCCTTCTTTACCAGCGACCTGTCGGTCGACGAATTCCTCCTCGTCGAACACGCCGGATTCGAAGCGTTAGGACTCGTCCTCGGCTCCTGCATCTATCACGTGGGTTTCCAGTGGCAGAAATGGAGCGTGAGCCAGGAGCTGCCCGTGCTCACCCGCGCGATGTACAGCGCGCGCGAACTGGCCATGACCCGCATGGAAGAAGAAGCCGACATCCTCGGCGCCGATGGCATCGTCGGCGTGCGCCTCGTGTTCAAAGAGTACGCGATGGATGAAGGCGTGCTGGAATTCCAGGCCGTCGGCACGGCCATCCGCCACCGCACGAGCGCCGGCAGCATGCGCACCAAAGACAACCGCCCGTTCACCTCGGATTTGAGCGGCCAGGACCTGTGGAAACTCGTGCGCGGCGGCTATCGCCCCGTGAGCCTGTCCATGGGCGCCTGCGTCTATCACATCGCACACATGAGCTTCATGCAGGCCCTCAAGCAGGTCGGACGCAACCAGGAGATGACCATCTACACCGAAGCCACCTACGCCGCTCGCGAGCTGGCCCTCGAACGGATGCAAGCCGAGGCGGTTGCGCGGGGCGGCGCCGGAGTCGTGGGCGCGCGCGTCGAAGAGTCGAATTGGGGCTGGGGCTCCAACGCAATCGAGTTCTTCGCCGTCGGCACCGCGGTGGCGCCGATCGCCGGCGGAGCGCAGCAGGACGAGCTCGAAGCCGTCCAGCGCGTCGTCACGTACGACAGCACGTCGTGA
- a CDS encoding VOC family protein, with the protein MTHATAPRSTSAAIRSVAPTFLVSDIAATVDWYVANLGFELAGTHPAQPPYVFASMMRGPAEIMLLDLAGYGKPDLRSQRPVGLWDAYIRVDGVTALYETLDGKPFVQMPLTHQPYHDWEFEVRDPNGYVLVFGGSP; encoded by the coding sequence ATGACGCACGCCACTGCGCCCAGATCCACCAGCGCCGCGATCCGCTCCGTCGCGCCGACATTTCTCGTCTCGGACATCGCCGCCACCGTGGACTGGTACGTCGCGAACCTCGGCTTCGAGCTGGCGGGAACGCACCCGGCGCAGCCGCCCTACGTGTTCGCCAGCATGATGCGGGGACCGGCCGAGATCATGCTGCTCGACCTCGCGGGCTACGGAAAGCCCGATCTTCGCTCGCAGCGTCCCGTCGGTCTGTGGGATGCATACATCCGCGTCGACGGCGTCACCGCGCTCTACGAGACGCTCGACGGCAAACCGTTCGTCCAGATGCCGCTCACCCACCAGCCATACCATGACTGGGAATTCGAAGTGCGCGACCCGAACGGCTACGTTCTCGTGTTCGGCGGCTCGCCGTGA
- a CDS encoding class I SAM-dependent methyltransferase, with protein sequence MSTDDGSNGYEEVAAQYISGRGSGGTIGVRQVRDWARTVREGGVVLDLGCGPGYPVTQVLIDAGLTVYGVDASPSMVAAMRQRLPGVQVACEPVETSRFFGRTFDGAIAWGLMFLLPPAVQEHLIHKVAGVLAPNGKFVFSAPRQAAVWNDAMTDRPSVSLGAERYRRALATAGLVLLGETEDEGDNCYFMACAP encoded by the coding sequence ATGTCTACTGACGATGGATCGAACGGTTACGAAGAGGTGGCGGCGCAGTACATCTCCGGCCGCGGATCCGGTGGAACCATTGGCGTCCGACAGGTGCGCGACTGGGCGCGAACGGTCCGCGAAGGTGGCGTTGTCCTCGATCTCGGCTGCGGACCTGGGTATCCGGTCACCCAGGTGCTCATCGACGCTGGACTGACGGTGTACGGTGTGGACGCGTCGCCCAGCATGGTTGCTGCGATGCGCCAGCGGCTGCCCGGCGTCCAGGTCGCGTGCGAGCCGGTCGAAACGTCCAGGTTTTTCGGGCGGACGTTCGATGGCGCGATCGCATGGGGGCTCATGTTTCTTCTCCCTCCGGCGGTGCAGGAGCACCTGATCCACAAAGTCGCCGGCGTCCTCGCGCCCAACGGTAAGTTCGTGTTCAGTGCCCCGCGCCAGGCGGCCGTGTGGAACGACGCGATGACCGATCGTCCCTCGGTGTCGTTGGGCGCGGAGCGTTATCGGCGCGCGCTGGCGACCGCGGGTCTCGTGCTGCTTGGTGAAACGGAAGACGAGGGCGACAACTGCTATTTCATGGCATGCGCCCCATGA
- a CDS encoding NAD(P)H-binding protein: MRLLVFGASGRTGQEVIRQAAARARQVTAFVRRPDKLRAAAESVSIVTGNVADAGAVHAAVEGHDHVVCALGVAAPLKHDADVIAGIRNILSAMETQGVRRLIYVSFIGVHDSRHAVGFILRYIAPIPLRHEIRDHEVKEELVRQSPLDWTIVRPPKLTTGPQTGRYRVGENIRTIAPVPMLSRADLADFILKELDQARFIRGSPRLLR, from the coding sequence ATGCGTCTGCTCGTCTTCGGCGCATCGGGTCGGACCGGCCAGGAAGTGATTCGACAAGCGGCGGCACGCGCGCGGCAAGTGACGGCGTTTGTCCGGCGGCCGGACAAGCTGCGCGCTGCGGCGGAATCGGTCTCGATCGTAACCGGGAACGTCGCCGACGCCGGCGCCGTCCACGCCGCGGTCGAGGGACACGACCACGTCGTCTGCGCCCTCGGCGTCGCTGCGCCGCTCAAACACGACGCCGACGTCATTGCCGGAATTCGGAACATCCTGAGCGCTATGGAGACGCAAGGTGTGCGCCGGCTGATTTACGTGTCCTTCATCGGTGTGCACGACAGTCGGCACGCCGTGGGATTCATCCTCCGATACATCGCGCCCATTCCGCTCCGTCACGAAATCCGCGATCACGAGGTCAAGGAAGAACTGGTGAGACAGAGCCCACTCGATTGGACCATCGTCAGGCCACCGAAGCTGACGACGGGCCCCCAAACCGGTCGATACCGGGTGGGTGAGAATATCAGGACGATCGCGCCGGTCCCCATGCTCTCGCGTGCGGACCTCGCCGATTTCATTCTGAAGGAGCTCGACCAGGCGCGGTTCATCCGCGGCAGCCCGCGGCTCCTCCGTTAG
- a CDS encoding PadR family transcriptional regulator, whose amino-acid sequence MADKLEVQQGTLALMILKTLEALGPLHGYGVARRIEETSKGRLTLNYGTLYPALLKLEQEGCIKAEWRQSENNRRAKYYTLTAVGRKQLAREARDWHRTADLIAAFLAPRREGETP is encoded by the coding sequence ATGGCGGACAAGCTCGAAGTACAACAGGGCACGCTGGCGCTCATGATTCTCAAGACCCTCGAGGCGTTGGGCCCGTTGCACGGGTACGGCGTGGCCCGCCGCATCGAGGAGACGAGCAAGGGCCGTCTCACGCTCAACTATGGCACACTGTATCCGGCGCTCCTCAAGCTCGAGCAGGAGGGGTGCATCAAGGCGGAGTGGCGCCAGTCGGAGAACAATCGCCGCGCAAAGTACTACACGCTCACCGCCGTGGGTCGCAAGCAACTCGCACGCGAGGCCCGCGATTGGCATCGGACCGCGGACCTCATCGCCGCCTTTCTCGCGCCACGGCGCGAAGGGGAAACACCATGA
- a CDS encoding ABC transporter permease: MRHVRAWLARVAGVFTGHRRDDDLREELQAHLDMETAEYVRRGVAPNEARRRATLASGGLTIAAESVRAQRGLPWLESAASDFRYAVKSLWQSRAFTAVVVVTLALGIGANTAIFSVVRGVLLRPLPNRDGDRLLYLRQSVDGPAGEDIAFSVPEIRDFRAGVPALGGIAEYSPWALMLQGDRYSPATRIQAGLVTGNFFDVMGLHAILGRLTRPSDDGPGVPPVMVLTEQFWRSRFHGDPTLIGKQLHLEAGSATVIGVVQAAPYFPTQADALLNMVVSPHHLSAQMVLGRTHRMTDVVGRLAPGATVDQARAQIATVYARMQRDYKASYDPGSHYRVTVLPFKDAIGERARLTLWLLMAAAAFVMIISTANVVNLTLMRGVRREQELVVRAALGAGVLRLRRLLLAENLVLAFLGAAAGIFIAFGGVQLLTVFASRVSPRAEEIHLDTVVLSFTLVLTVSVALILSFVASLPKEGMFAAWISAGTRSKGSLSRQRLQRALVVAQIAVSVVLLAGAGLLTRTMIRLSDVDTGLKTEQVLSMQVQLLPIAKIASGVDIRAADAAARQGYERIERDALAIPGVVAVGVGSVMPLEASEIQFDVKVEGKSLAVGEAMPRADYRTADPGYFRAAGIPLVEGRGFEETDRADAGRVVILNQTLARRLFPNEDPIGKRIAWTGDVLRFTPISGDWRTVVGVVGNTQDGGLDAQPRGAMFMPYAQELAMGGTVVIRADSNVAALTAQATSIVRRIAPATPIEHVLTVAQIKDQSVSPRRLNAVLITAFGVMAVIIAAVGIAGVLAFSVSARTNEIGIRMSLGADSARVERMILGEGGVLLAAGLALGVGGGFAAAGVMRGLLFGVAPHDPATFLGVAALMALIGVVACWVPALRAARIDPAIAMRAT; the protein is encoded by the coding sequence ATGAGACACGTTCGCGCCTGGCTCGCCCGTGTGGCCGGCGTCTTCACCGGACATCGCCGCGACGACGATCTCCGCGAGGAATTGCAGGCGCACCTGGACATGGAGACGGCCGAGTACGTGCGGCGAGGGGTCGCGCCTAACGAAGCGCGGCGGCGGGCGACGCTCGCGTCGGGCGGTCTCACGATCGCGGCAGAATCGGTTCGCGCCCAACGCGGCCTGCCGTGGCTCGAGAGCGCGGCATCCGACTTCCGCTACGCCGTGAAGTCGCTGTGGCAGAGCCGAGCGTTCACCGCGGTCGTCGTGGTGACGCTGGCGTTAGGCATCGGCGCCAATACGGCGATTTTCAGCGTCGTGCGCGGCGTGCTCCTGCGGCCCCTGCCCAACCGCGACGGCGACCGCCTGCTCTATCTGCGCCAGTCGGTCGACGGCCCCGCCGGAGAGGACATCGCGTTCTCAGTGCCGGAAATCCGCGACTTCCGCGCCGGCGTCCCCGCGTTAGGCGGCATCGCCGAGTACTCGCCCTGGGCGCTCATGCTGCAGGGCGACCGGTATTCGCCCGCCACCCGCATCCAGGCAGGTCTGGTCACGGGCAACTTCTTCGACGTGATGGGACTCCACGCCATCCTGGGCCGGCTCACGAGACCGAGCGATGACGGGCCCGGCGTGCCGCCCGTGATGGTCCTCACCGAACAATTTTGGCGCAGCCGGTTCCATGGCGATCCGACCCTCATCGGCAAGCAGCTGCATCTCGAGGCCGGATCGGCGACGGTCATCGGCGTCGTGCAAGCCGCACCCTACTTCCCCACGCAGGCCGATGCGCTGCTCAACATGGTGGTGAGCCCGCACCACCTGAGCGCGCAGATGGTATTGGGACGAACGCACCGCATGACCGACGTCGTCGGACGCCTCGCGCCCGGCGCCACGGTCGACCAGGCGCGCGCGCAGATCGCGACGGTATACGCGCGCATGCAGCGCGACTACAAGGCATCGTACGACCCGGGGTCGCACTATCGCGTCACGGTGTTGCCGTTCAAGGATGCGATCGGCGAGCGTGCGCGCCTAACCCTGTGGCTGCTCATGGCGGCGGCCGCGTTCGTCATGATCATCTCCACGGCCAATGTCGTCAACCTGACGCTCATGCGCGGCGTGCGCCGCGAGCAAGAGCTCGTCGTTCGCGCGGCACTCGGCGCCGGCGTGCTCAGGTTGCGCCGCCTGTTGTTGGCCGAGAACCTGGTGCTCGCGTTTCTGGGAGCCGCCGCCGGCATCTTCATCGCCTTTGGCGGCGTGCAGCTGCTCACCGTTTTTGCCTCCCGGGTTTCGCCGCGGGCGGAGGAGATTCACCTCGACACGGTGGTGCTGTCGTTCACGCTCGTCCTAACGGTGTCCGTCGCCCTGATCCTGTCGTTTGTCGCGTCGCTCCCGAAAGAAGGGATGTTTGCCGCCTGGATCTCGGCCGGCACGCGCAGCAAGGGAAGTCTCAGCAGGCAGCGCCTGCAACGCGCGCTCGTCGTCGCGCAGATCGCGGTGTCGGTGGTGCTGCTTGCCGGCGCCGGACTGCTCACGCGCACCATGATTCGGCTCTCGGACGTCGACACCGGTCTCAAGACCGAGCAGGTGCTGTCGATGCAGGTGCAGCTGCTGCCGATCGCGAAGATCGCGAGCGGCGTCGATATTCGTGCCGCCGACGCCGCGGCGAGGCAGGGGTATGAGCGTATCGAGCGGGATGCGCTGGCGATTCCGGGCGTCGTCGCGGTGGGCGTCGGCTCCGTCATGCCGCTCGAAGCCAGTGAGATCCAGTTCGACGTGAAGGTGGAAGGCAAGTCACTGGCTGTCGGCGAGGCGATGCCGCGAGCCGACTATCGCACGGCGGACCCGGGCTATTTCCGCGCCGCCGGTATTCCGTTAGTCGAAGGCCGCGGATTCGAGGAGACCGATCGCGCCGACGCCGGCCGTGTGGTGATCCTCAATCAAACGCTGGCCCGGCGGTTGTTCCCGAACGAAGATCCCATCGGCAAGCGCATCGCGTGGACCGGCGATGTGCTGCGGTTCACGCCGATCAGCGGCGACTGGCGCACCGTCGTCGGCGTCGTTGGCAACACACAGGATGGCGGCCTCGATGCGCAGCCGCGCGGCGCGATGTTCATGCCGTACGCGCAGGAGCTGGCGATGGGCGGCACCGTGGTGATTCGCGCCGACAGCAACGTGGCCGCGCTCACCGCACAGGCAACGAGTATCGTGCGGCGGATCGCGCCGGCGACGCCGATCGAGCATGTCCTAACGGTGGCGCAGATCAAGGATCAGAGCGTGTCGCCCAGGCGGCTCAACGCCGTGCTCATCACCGCGTTTGGCGTGATGGCGGTGATCATCGCGGCGGTCGGCATCGCGGGCGTGCTCGCCTTTTCGGTGAGCGCACGTACGAACGAGATCGGGATCCGCATGAGCCTGGGCGCGGACAGCGCGCGCGTGGAGCGGATGATTCTCGGCGAAGGCGGCGTGTTGCTGGCCGCCGGGCTTGCGTTAGGCGTGGGCGGCGGGTTTGCCGCCGCGGGGGTGATGCGGGGCCTGCTGTTCGGCGTGGCGCCGCACGACCCGGCAACCTTCCTCGGTGTCGCCGCCCTCATGGCGCTTATCGGCGTCGTCGCATGCTGGGTTCCGGCGCTGCGCGCCGCCCGCATCGATCCCGCGATCGCGATGCGGGCAACCTAG
- a CDS encoding type II toxin-antitoxin system VapC family toxin: protein MIAPAKRTTPNVVDSSAWLAYFADEPGATHFAGAIEAVDRLIVPAICLLEVFKAVLRQRGESDALQAVALMQQGSVVDLDATLAIAAASAGVAHKLPLADSVVYATAQAAGAVVWTQDDDFDGLPGVEYYPRARAK from the coding sequence GTGATCGCGCCGGCCAAGCGCACCACGCCCAACGTGGTCGATTCATCCGCCTGGCTCGCCTATTTCGCCGACGAGCCCGGCGCCACCCACTTCGCGGGCGCCATCGAGGCCGTCGACCGCCTGATCGTGCCGGCCATATGTCTGCTCGAGGTGTTCAAGGCCGTGCTGCGCCAGCGCGGCGAAAGCGACGCCCTCCAGGCGGTCGCCCTCATGCAGCAGGGCTCCGTTGTCGACCTCGATGCAACGCTGGCCATCGCGGCGGCGTCGGCAGGCGTCGCGCATAAACTGCCGCTGGCGGACAGCGTCGTGTACGCCACCGCACAGGCGGCGGGCGCTGTCGTCTGGACGCAAGACGACGACTTCGACGGGCTTCCGGGCGTCGAGTACTACCCGAGAGCGCGGGCGAAATAG
- a CDS encoding AbrB/MazE/SpoVT family DNA-binding domain-containing protein has protein sequence MDTVTISPKFQVVIPRAIRERLGLEPGQQVRALAYDNRIEFIPVRPLKRMRGFLRGIDTAVRRDRDRV, from the coding sequence GTGGACACTGTCACGATCTCCCCGAAATTCCAGGTGGTCATTCCGCGGGCGATCCGGGAGCGGCTCGGTCTCGAGCCCGGCCAGCAGGTGCGCGCCCTCGCCTACGACAACCGGATCGAGTTCATCCCGGTGCGGCCGCTCAAGCGCATGCGCGGCTTCCTGCGCGGGATCGATACCGCGGTGCGCCGCGACCGCGATCGCGTGTGA
- a CDS encoding D-aminoacylase: MNRAIIVGIISVMFASAAPSQSAAPFDIIIRNGHIIDGTGSPWYAGDVGVRDGHIAAIGDLSRDTARQMIDAHGMVVAPGFIDMLGQSELTILADPRLPSKIYQGITTEITGEGESVAPLDSAMLAENAAQYRHYGITADWHTLAQYFARLEQQGAGINIGTYVGATSVREMVLGYGDRTPSPDQLRQMQDLVASAMKDGALGVSTALEYAPAPYAKTDELIALAATAARFGGIYATHMRSEGEAESASLDETFRIAREARVPVEIFHLKTAGKANWGRMPRVVARIDSARRAGLDVSADTYAYTAWENTFSAFVPPWTHDGGNAKLLERLQDRTMRARIRTDMLTPTTSWDNEWQEIAGPHDVLITAVNDPSLLPIQGKRLDEIAAMWHEDAIDALFDILVKDSAQTSVAVFGMSEPDVRLALRQPWVSIDNDASGTSPEGILGREHPHPRAYATFPRILRKYVRDEHMLTLPDAIRKFTALAAQREHLVDRGVIKRGMWADLVVFDPDSVRDVATYEKPNQLSVGMRWVLVNGVPVIADGRMTGAKPGRILYGPGYRGAAPAAAR; the protein is encoded by the coding sequence ATGAATCGCGCAATTATCGTCGGCATCATTTCCGTCATGTTCGCGAGCGCGGCGCCGAGCCAAAGTGCCGCACCGTTCGACATCATCATCCGCAATGGGCACATCATCGACGGCACGGGCTCTCCGTGGTACGCTGGCGATGTGGGTGTGCGCGACGGACACATCGCCGCGATTGGCGATCTGTCCCGCGATACCGCACGACAGATGATCGATGCGCACGGCATGGTGGTCGCGCCCGGCTTCATCGACATGCTCGGCCAGTCCGAGCTGACGATTCTCGCGGACCCGCGGCTGCCATCCAAGATCTACCAGGGGATCACGACCGAGATCACCGGCGAAGGCGAATCCGTTGCTCCGTTAGACAGCGCGATGCTCGCCGAGAACGCGGCGCAGTACCGGCACTACGGCATCACCGCCGACTGGCACACGCTCGCCCAGTACTTCGCCCGCCTCGAGCAGCAAGGCGCCGGCATCAACATCGGCACCTATGTCGGGGCGACGTCGGTGCGCGAGATGGTCCTCGGGTACGGCGATCGCACACCATCGCCCGACCAGCTCCGTCAGATGCAGGATCTGGTGGCGAGCGCCATGAAGGACGGAGCGTTAGGCGTATCCACCGCGCTCGAATACGCGCCGGCGCCCTACGCCAAGACCGACGAGCTGATCGCGCTCGCCGCCACGGCCGCGCGATTCGGCGGGATCTACGCGACGCATATGCGCAGTGAAGGGGAAGCCGAGTCGGCGTCGCTCGACGAGACGTTCCGCATCGCGCGCGAGGCGCGCGTCCCGGTGGAAATCTTTCATCTCAAGACCGCCGGGAAGGCCAACTGGGGACGGATGCCTCGCGTCGTCGCGCGGATCGACTCCGCCCGTCGCGCAGGGCTGGACGTGAGCGCCGACACCTACGCCTACACGGCGTGGGAAAACACGTTCTCGGCGTTCGTGCCGCCGTGGACACACGACGGCGGCAACGCGAAGCTCCTCGAGCGGCTCCAGGATCGCACGATGCGCGCTCGCATCCGCACGGACATGCTGACGCCGACGACGTCGTGGGACAACGAGTGGCAGGAGATCGCCGGACCGCACGACGTGCTCATCACGGCGGTGAACGATCCATCGCTGCTCCCGATCCAGGGGAAACGGCTCGACGAGATCGCCGCGATGTGGCACGAGGATGCGATCGACGCGTTGTTCGACATCCTGGTGAAGGACAGTGCGCAGACGTCGGTGGCGGTGTTCGGAATGTCGGAGCCGGACGTTAGGCTGGCGCTCAGGCAGCCGTGGGTATCGATCGACAACGACGCGTCCGGCACGTCGCCGGAAGGCATACTTGGCCGGGAACATCCCCACCCGCGCGCGTACGCCACGTTCCCGCGCATACTCCGCAAGTACGTGCGCGACGAGCACATGCTGACGCTGCCGGATGCGATCCGGAAGTTCACGGCGCTGGCGGCGCAGCGCGAGCATCTCGTGGATCGCGGCGTGATCAAGCGCGGGATGTGGGCCGACCTCGTGGTGTTCGATCCCGACTCGGTGCGCGATGTCGCGACGTACGAGAAGCCCAATCAGTTGTCGGTGGGGATGCGCTGGGTGCTCGTGAACGGCGTGCCGGTGATTGCCGATGGGCGGATGACCGGTGCAAAGCCGGGGCGGATCCTGTATGGCCCCGGGTATCGGGGTGCGGCGCCCGCAGCGGCGCGTTAG